The Bacteroidota bacterium genome includes a region encoding these proteins:
- a CDS encoding T9SS type A sorting domain-containing protein, which translates to MLTLTLSCAFAVEGESLTTNYSNGRGKVEYDVVREDTVIYSVGDTVEIYTSGLDTTYVTFAEEIPDSLLENGWVINNPYKQMVIELHHQNAPVNNGLIGINLTDFFEPLKAPEGENADYTFAPDPWQAVSDLAPKTVRIFSGANAKFMHPLGSYDPIDDITYGGYGYNWKEMISYFDVTDNAMDAPEITPGVLNYDLIASQLEDLECDGCEIWIDDKLMGRFQDLYVKCLSQPTFDATDTAFDTYPEQPLYINDFARLIEKIETANIGHIVDVIYCVNIESQSTTELLDVIDYLRITKGINLIGLEMGNEVGGKFGEKVMGFENFERYWSYINGDNYDGLMGDYDSDDLDDALASDVQSDHDFLGAIKNNSAYYFLKIGLPAENTPDCGALYDFGLLPPFQEENVGRDIIATIPILTDPDPGVDDADEDCECLYPDWNVELAAKYGELSTYENYLFDAVIFHPYYTTTNSTATCEDNSNWRDIMLQLHPDFVVDDNSDDPITLNYQITDGEWTYSTVDPYLEDIFNQITGIPADDLKPGNFKEFTRDRIDISFTEHANQMLFTDDDEGPETKEIWLTEYNLDDKVILPDGAAAAANEKQFQPFESSVANTFSHAVMLQNWFLYNIKVNYDPDYSPLFLTRATVQNMLGGSKTMIMTNSSESDQDALDEAACGTTQESPFFLRRATYFAAQLWRVINDNDLRYLKTETTMATLNDNVAPTVFIDDDPLDPKLFIIYSNVTDTYQDFYIHPGDVVEIFYETGYQAILDTDIDALILDADRLYSTAGRNTLFDINEDYNDCTNASDNENIFELTELVPYAPNHSCPGAFDIASPNGVCVRLPAISMGYFVIPIILDELRLGAVTDNYSIYPNPSPNYFIIQQKNADKIEILDVEILDMFGKLIQNVSVQDGQTIDITQLAVGAYNVVIKSDGLTKETESLIKMK; encoded by the coding sequence ATGCTTACTTTAACTCTTTCTTGTGCATTCGCAGTAGAAGGAGAATCTTTAACTACTAATTATAGCAATGGGAGGGGCAAGGTTGAATATGACGTTGTAAGAGAAGATACAGTTATTTATTCGGTAGGTGATACTGTAGAAATTTATACTTCCGGGCTGGATACAACTTATGTAACATTTGCAGAAGAAATACCTGATTCTTTATTGGAAAACGGATGGGTGATAAATAATCCTTACAAACAAATGGTGATAGAACTACACCATCAGAATGCCCCAGTTAATAATGGTTTAATTGGCATCAATTTAACTGATTTTTTTGAACCTTTAAAAGCTCCAGAGGGTGAGAACGCGGATTATACCTTTGCTCCCGATCCTTGGCAAGCAGTATCTGATCTAGCACCAAAAACTGTTAGAATATTCAGCGGCGCAAACGCAAAATTCATGCATCCATTAGGGTCATATGATCCAATTGATGATATTACGTATGGAGGTTACGGGTATAATTGGAAAGAAATGATTTCTTACTTTGATGTTACAGATAATGCGATGGATGCTCCTGAAATTACACCTGGAGTATTAAATTATGATTTAATAGCATCACAATTAGAGGATTTGGAATGCGATGGTTGTGAAATTTGGATAGATGATAAATTAATGGGGCGTTTCCAAGATTTATATGTAAAATGTTTATCGCAACCAACCTTTGATGCAACTGACACTGCATTTGATACTTATCCAGAGCAACCCTTATATATCAATGATTTTGCAAGACTTATTGAAAAAATTGAAACAGCTAATATTGGTCACATTGTGGATGTTATCTATTGTGTAAACATTGAATCTCAATCAACTACTGAACTTCTTGATGTGATTGATTATTTGCGCATAACAAAAGGAATTAATTTGATTGGTTTGGAAATGGGAAATGAAGTTGGTGGGAAGTTTGGGGAGAAAGTAATGGGTTTTGAAAATTTTGAACGTTACTGGAGTTATATTAATGGTGATAATTATGATGGACTTATGGGTGATTATGATTCGGATGACCTAGACGATGCATTAGCGTCTGATGTGCAAAGTGATCATGATTTTCTTGGTGCAATTAAAAATAATAGCGCCTATTATTTTCTGAAAATAGGTTTGCCTGCAGAGAACACACCTGATTGCGGGGCACTTTACGATTTTGGATTATTACCACCGTTTCAAGAAGAAAACGTAGGCAGGGATATAATTGCAACAATCCCTATATTAACGGATCCTGATCCTGGTGTTGATGATGCGGATGAAGATTGTGAATGCCTATATCCTGATTGGAACGTTGAACTGGCTGCAAAGTATGGGGAGCTTTCTACTTATGAAAATTATTTATTCGATGCTGTAATATTTCATCCTTATTATACAACTACAAATAGTACAGCAACTTGTGAAGATAATTCTAATTGGAGGGATATTATGTTACAATTACATCCCGATTTTGTAGTTGATGATAATTCAGATGACCCTATTACCTTAAATTATCAGATTACTGATGGTGAGTGGACATATTCTACAGTCGATCCCTATTTGGAGGACATCTTCAATCAAATAACCGGTATTCCGGCCGATGATCTCAAGCCAGGGAATTTTAAAGAATTTACACGCGACAGAATTGATATTTCATTTACAGAACATGCAAATCAAATGCTTTTTACTGACGATGATGAAGGTCCTGAAACAAAGGAAATATGGTTGACCGAATATAATCTGGATGATAAAGTAATTCTCCCTGACGGTGCTGCTGCTGCTGCCAACGAAAAACAATTCCAGCCATTTGAATCAAGTGTGGCGAACACTTTTTCTCATGCTGTCATGTTGCAGAATTGGTTCCTATATAACATTAAGGTTAATTATGATCCAGACTACAGCCCACTTTTTTTAACCAGAGCAACTGTTCAAAATATGCTAGGCGGTAGTAAAACCATGATTATGACAAATAGCAGTGAATCAGATCAGGATGCATTAGATGAAGCGGCTTGTGGAACAACGCAAGAAAGTCCATTTTTTCTTAGAAGAGCAACATATTTTGCGGCTCAATTATGGCGGGTAATTAACGATAATGACCTTAGATATCTTAAAACCGAAACTACAATGGCCACTTTAAATGATAATGTGGCACCGACAGTATTTATAGATGATGATCCGCTGGATCCAAAGTTATTTATTATTTATTCTAACGTAACTGATACCTACCAGGATTTTTATATCCATCCGGGTGATGTTGTGGAAATATTCTACGAGACCGGATATCAGGCAATATTAGATACTGATATTGACGCATTAATTCTAGATGCCGACAGGTTATACTCAACAGCCGGGAGAAATACACTTTTTGATATTAATGAAGATTATAATGATTGCACAAACGCATCGGATAATGAAAACATATTTGAATTAACGGAATTAGTACCTTATGCACCAAATCATTCTTGCCCTGGCGCCTTTGATATTGCCTCACCAAATGGAGTGTGCGTTCGATTACCTGCAATTTCGATGGGCTATTTTGTAATTCCAATTATACTAGATGAGTTAAGATTAGGAGCTGTAACTGACAACTACTCTATTTATCCTAACCCATCTCCGAATTATTTTATAATTCAACAAAAAAATGCGGATAAAATCGAAATTTTAGATGTTGAAATTTTAGATATGTTTGGTAAATTAATTCAAAATGTATCTGTGCAAGACGGTCAGACAATTGATATTACACAATTGGCTGTAGGAGCCTACAATGTGGTAATTAAATCGGATGGGCTGACTAAAGAAACGGAATCGTTGATTAAAATGAAATAA
- a CDS encoding T9SS type A sorting domain-containing protein yields the protein MKQFMSLIIIISLSNAITNKLYAQTPEIIWEQGFGGNYDDRAMDVIETPDGGYLTVGYTNSIDGDITLNHGTTDLWVIKTNSFGNMEWQRSYGGLDYDYGYGGCLGADGGFVLVGSSESSEGDLTFNQGESDYWIIKIDDLGNILWQKTYGGSTGDTGHDIIQTSDGGYMVIGKSQSFDGDVIDQHGALDYWLIKININGELEWSKSYGSSMSDIPYQIIKTLDEGFVIAGYSKGYDGDVTDNWGNADYWIIKINSVGELIWQKTFGGPDTDIAHSIVEKETSGFLCAGESYSDGGMVTASNGLIDNWVISLDSIGNLEWERSYGGPQADNGFSIVKKNTNEYTFSGASQAIGGDVMENNGLSDYWLVGIDTLGTILYQKSVGGTNYDIPYVMVNTSDGYFVITGMSYSTDLDVTESYTGYNYWIVKLGICNTLYYADLDEDGFGDILNDSLTCELPLGYVLDSTDCNDANNLVYPGATDICNSLDDNCNGFIDEDAIFVLYFADTDSDGFGTLLQDSVSCNFPAGYVIDSTDCNDTNNLIYPEATDICNSIDDNCNGIIDEDAVFTIYYADVDGDGYGNGLVDSSSCFTPLGFVLNSTDCNDTSNLIYPGAIEICDYLDNDCNGIIDDNLSYIQSFEDADGDNYGNIFVDSLSCDIPDGFVLNDSDCDDTDPNIYPGTEELLNGIDDDCNDLIDEGLYLENISIDGIKIYPNPTQGLLYIEWSNPTPTSLQLININGQVIFSIETVLPRNIIDVGNYPSGIYLIKSINSDFGTKFIKE from the coding sequence ATGAAACAATTTATGTCCTTAATTATTATTATTTCATTAAGCAACGCAATAACAAATAAATTATATGCTCAAACACCTGAAATCATATGGGAGCAAGGGTTTGGAGGAAATTATGATGATAGGGCGATGGATGTTATAGAAACACCCGATGGTGGTTATTTGACGGTAGGATATACCAATTCAATTGATGGAGATATTACATTAAATCATGGAACTACTGATTTATGGGTTATAAAAACAAATAGTTTTGGAAACATGGAATGGCAGAGATCTTATGGGGGATTAGATTATGATTATGGGTATGGTGGATGTCTCGGCGCTGATGGTGGCTTTGTTTTAGTTGGAAGTTCAGAATCTTCTGAAGGTGATTTGACGTTTAATCAGGGCGAAAGCGACTATTGGATCATCAAAATTGATGATCTGGGTAACATTTTATGGCAAAAAACTTATGGTGGTTCAACAGGCGACACAGGTCATGATATTATACAAACTTCGGATGGAGGTTACATGGTAATTGGAAAATCACAATCGTTTGATGGTGATGTAATAGATCAGCATGGAGCATTAGACTATTGGTTAATTAAAATCAATATAAATGGAGAATTGGAATGGTCAAAATCTTACGGATCAAGTATGTCGGATATTCCTTATCAAATTATTAAAACATTGGACGAGGGATTTGTGATTGCTGGTTACTCGAAAGGATACGATGGAGATGTAACGGATAATTGGGGAAACGCTGATTATTGGATAATAAAAATAAATTCAGTTGGTGAGCTAATTTGGCAAAAAACATTTGGCGGACCAGATACTGATATCGCTCACTCGATAGTTGAAAAAGAAACCAGTGGTTTTTTATGCGCCGGCGAATCATATTCCGATGGAGGTATGGTGACCGCCTCAAATGGTCTCATTGATAATTGGGTTATTTCACTCGATAGTATTGGAAATTTGGAATGGGAAAGGTCATATGGGGGTCCACAAGCTGACAATGGATTTTCCATTGTAAAAAAAAATACAAATGAATATACATTCTCAGGAGCATCCCAAGCAATTGGTGGAGATGTCATGGAAAATAATGGACTGTCAGATTATTGGTTGGTAGGCATTGACACTTTAGGTACAATTCTTTATCAGAAATCGGTAGGAGGCACAAACTATGATATTCCATATGTAATGGTAAATACAAGCGATGGATATTTTGTAATCACTGGGATGTCTTATTCCACAGATCTCGATGTAACGGAAAGCTATACCGGTTATAACTACTGGATCGTAAAACTAGGTATCTGCAACACCCTTTATTATGCTGATTTAGATGAAGATGGTTTTGGGGACATATTAAATGATTCGCTGACGTGTGAACTTCCGTTAGGTTATGTTTTAGACAGCACTGATTGTAATGATGCAAACAATTTAGTTTATCCCGGAGCAACAGATATTTGTAATTCCCTGGACGATAATTGCAATGGATTTATTGATGAAGATGCTATTTTTGTATTATATTTTGCTGATACTGACTCCGATGGGTTTGGTACCTTGTTACAAGATAGTGTTTCCTGTAATTTTCCGGCGGGTTATGTAATTGACTCTACGGATTGCAATGATACGAATAATTTAATTTATCCGGAAGCAACAGATATTTGTAATTCCATTGACGATAACTGCAACGGAATTATTGATGAAGATGCCGTATTTACAATATATTATGCGGACGTGGACGGAGATGGATATGGAAATGGATTAGTAGATTCCTCTTCCTGTTTTACGCCACTAGGATTTGTACTTAATTCTACAGATTGTAACGATACCAGTAATTTAATTTATCCCGGAGCTATAGAGATATGTGATTATTTGGATAATGATTGTAATGGAATTATTGATGACAATCTCTCTTATATCCAATCCTTTGAAGATGCAGACGGAGATAACTACGGAAATATATTTGTGGATTCACTTTCCTGTGACATTCCGGATGGATTTGTATTAAACGACAGCGATTGTGATGATACCGATCCAAATATTTATCCCGGAACAGAAGAATTATTAAATGGAATTGATGATGATTGTAATGATCTGATTGATGAGGGCTTGTACCTGGAAAATATTTCAATAGATGGAATTAAAATATATCCGAATCCTACCCAGGGATTATTATATATTGAATGGTCAAATCCAACTCCAACATCCCTTCAATTGATAAATATAAATGGACAGGTAATATTTAGTATTGAAACGGTATTGCCACGAAATATAATTGATGTAGGTAATTATCCATCGGGAATTTATTTAATAAAATCAATAAATAGTGATTTTGGGACAAAATTTATCAAAGAGTAA
- a CDS encoding deoxyribodipyrimidine photo-lyase yields MKPTVTIHWFRRDLRLEDNAALYHALSNHNNVLPLFIFDTNILDDLKDRSDARVNFIYDVIRQLQDKLIKLGSTILVEYGEPMEVWKRIIEKYTIEAVVTNHDYEPYAIKRDAKIKQLLFSHNIPFNTFKDQVIFEKNEIVKEDGTPYVVFTPFSRKYKEKLNALYFKPYPTEKYYSNFLKSDPLPLPALAKIGFTRSEIIIPSSFINEDIIKHYHETRDIPSLQGTSRLSVHLRFGTISIRKLGKIAKDLNEKYFNELIWREFYQMILWFFPHVVSQSFKPQYDNIPWRNNEKEFELWCAGKTGYPIVDAGMRELNATGFMHNRVRMIVASFLTKHLLIDWRKGEAYFAEKLLDYDLASNNGGWQWAAGSGVDAAPYFRIFNPYEQTKKFDPELKYIRKWVEEFDSLEYPLPIVDHGFARGRCLETYKRGLSAN; encoded by the coding sequence ATGAAACCAACAGTAACAATTCATTGGTTTCGCCGTGATCTTCGATTGGAGGATAATGCTGCATTATATCATGCACTGAGTAACCACAATAATGTTCTTCCGCTTTTTATTTTTGATACCAATATTCTGGATGATTTAAAAGATCGTTCGGATGCGAGGGTTAATTTTATTTATGATGTAATTCGTCAGTTGCAAGATAAGCTGATTAAACTTGGTTCCACAATTTTAGTGGAATATGGAGAGCCGATGGAGGTATGGAAAAGAATAATTGAGAAATATACTATTGAGGCAGTAGTTACTAATCACGATTACGAACCTTACGCGATAAAAAGGGATGCGAAAATCAAACAATTATTGTTTTCACATAATATTCCTTTTAACACTTTTAAAGACCAGGTAATATTTGAGAAAAACGAAATTGTAAAAGAGGATGGAACGCCTTATGTGGTTTTTACACCTTTTAGCAGAAAATATAAGGAGAAACTAAACGCCTTATATTTCAAACCTTATCCAACAGAAAAATATTATTCTAATTTTTTGAAATCTGATCCGCTACCACTTCCTGCACTTGCAAAAATAGGATTTACTAGATCAGAAATTATAATTCCATCCTCCTTCATTAATGAAGATATAATAAAACATTACCATGAAACAAGAGATATTCCTTCCTTACAAGGCACTTCCCGATTAAGTGTACATCTTCGTTTCGGCACTATCTCCATTCGCAAACTCGGAAAAATTGCAAAGGATCTCAACGAAAAATATTTTAACGAATTAATTTGGCGCGAATTTTATCAGATGATATTGTGGTTTTTTCCGCATGTTGTATCACAATCCTTTAAACCGCAATACGACAATATTCCTTGGCGAAACAATGAAAAAGAATTTGAATTGTGGTGCGCAGGAAAAACAGGTTATCCTATAGTAGATGCCGGCATGCGCGAATTAAACGCAACGGGTTTTATGCATAATCGAGTGCGCATGATAGTGGCAAGTTTTCTCACCAAACATTTATTAATCGACTGGAGAAAAGGGGAAGCCTATTTTGCAGAAAAATTGCTGGATTACGATCTCGCCAGTAATAACGGCGGATGGCAATGGGCCGCAGGAAGTGGGGTAGATGCTGCACCTTATTTCCGGATATTTAATCCTTATGAACAAACAAAAAAGTTTGACCCGGAATTGAAATATATTCGGAAATGGGTGGAGGAGTTTGATTCATTGGAATATCCATTGCCGATTGTTGATCATGGGTTTGCTAGGGGGAGGTGTTTGGAAACGTATAAAAGGGGATTATCTGCAAATTAA
- a CDS encoding aminotransferase class IV — protein sequence MNAVYYNGKIIPPDEVIISSSNRSFKYGDGLFETINVINQVPLYIDLHVNRLLGGLLALEINIPENWTELFFKETIIGLCKINKLQNARCRITIWRDGEGFYQPQINDAAILIEVSAQESEEYILNETGVRLGVFTNLTKTANILSPYKTANSLVYVLAAKYAVEQNFDDVVVLNDAGRIADSINSSVFVWRQSVLFTPSIKEGGVDGVMKQVIIDLCRKEEIPVNEGELPLEMLLQADEIFLSNVMHGIKWVGSYQKKNYANTFSKDLLYIINETNSNNSLVSP from the coding sequence ATGAATGCAGTTTATTATAACGGAAAAATAATTCCTCCCGATGAAGTTATTATTTCATCCTCCAATCGCTCTTTTAAATATGGGGATGGATTATTTGAAACTATCAATGTTATAAATCAGGTTCCACTTTATATCGACCTTCATGTTAACAGATTATTAGGTGGTTTACTCGCATTGGAAATAAATATTCCGGAAAATTGGACTGAACTTTTTTTTAAGGAAACAATTATAGGTCTTTGTAAAATAAATAAACTCCAAAACGCCCGTTGTAGAATTACTATTTGGAGAGATGGAGAGGGATTTTATCAACCGCAGATAAACGATGCGGCAATTTTGATTGAGGTAAGTGCACAGGAATCGGAGGAATATATTTTAAATGAAACTGGAGTAAGGTTGGGTGTTTTTACAAATCTGACTAAAACTGCAAATATTCTTTCTCCTTATAAAACTGCAAACAGTCTGGTGTATGTTCTCGCTGCCAAATATGCTGTTGAACAAAATTTCGATGATGTTGTTGTGTTGAATGATGCCGGTAGAATAGCGGATAGTATCAACTCCAGTGTGTTTGTCTGGAGGCAAAGTGTATTATTTACACCAAGTATCAAAGAAGGCGGAGTGGATGGAGTGATGAAACAAGTGATAATTGATCTTTGCAGAAAGGAAGAAATACCAGTAAATGAAGGAGAATTGCCTTTGGAAATGTTATTGCAGGCAGATGAAATATTTTTATCGAATGTGATGCATGGAATTAAATGGGTAGGATCATATCAAAAAAAAAATTATGCTAATACATTTTCAAAAGATCTTCTATATATTATAAATGAAACCAACAGTAACAATTCATTGGTTTCGCCGTGA
- a CDS encoding CoA transferase subunit B — MTYELGNPGLTIHDSRKKGININKNIIHIENHYADNKLTNTTVLDKNQIAKRIAKELKDGFYVNLGIGIPTLVANYIPEGISVTLQSENGLLGMGPFPTEENVDPDLINAGKQTITTLPGSAFFDSALSFGMIRAGKVDLTVLGAMEVADNGDIANWKIPGKMVKGMGGAMDLVASAKNIIVAMQHVNKAGESKLLKKCSLPITGLGVVKKIVTELGVFDVTPEGFKLLERAPGVTVEDIISKTEGRLIVEGEIPEMIID, encoded by the coding sequence ATGACATACGAACTAGGAAACCCCGGACTCACGATTCATGATTCACGAAAAAAAGGTATCAATATAAATAAAAACATCATCCATATCGAAAATCATTATGCCGACAACAAATTAACAAATACTACCGTGTTAGATAAAAATCAAATTGCCAAACGCATTGCCAAAGAATTAAAGGATGGATTTTATGTAAATCTCGGAATTGGAATTCCGACTTTGGTTGCGAATTATATTCCTGAAGGAATTTCTGTTACGCTGCAGAGTGAAAATGGTTTATTGGGGATGGGACCTTTTCCTACGGAGGAAAATGTGGATCCTGATCTGATAAATGCAGGTAAACAAACTATTACTACGCTGCCCGGCTCGGCATTTTTTGATTCGGCTTTGAGTTTCGGAATGATACGCGCGGGTAAAGTGGATCTTACTGTTTTAGGTGCAATGGAAGTTGCCGATAATGGAGATATTGCCAATTGGAAAATTCCAGGAAAAATGGTGAAGGGAATGGGTGGAGCTATGGACCTTGTTGCGAGTGCGAAAAATATTATTGTCGCCATGCAGCATGTAAATAAGGCAGGGGAAAGTAAACTATTAAAAAAATGTTCACTTCCAATTACAGGGTTGGGAGTGGTGAAAAAAATAGTGACGGAACTTGGTGTGTTTGATGTTACTCCTGAAGGATTTAAATTACTGGAACGCGCTCCAGGTGTTACGGTGGAAGATATTATAAGTAAAACAGAAGGAAGATTGATAGTGGAAGGCGAAATACCTGAAATGATAATCGATTAA
- a CDS encoding CoA transferase subunit A yields MNKVVKNAEEAIHDIPDGATIMLGGFGLCGIPENCINALVKKGTKDLTCISNNAGVDDFGIGLMLQQRQVKKMISSYVGENAEFERQLLSGELEVELIPQGTLATRCMAAGYGMPAIFTPAGVGTEVAEGKETREFNGKTYLLEYAFDADYAIVKAWKGDTHGNLIFNATARNFNPLMAMGGKITIAEVEELVPAGELDPNQIHTPGIYVHRIFQGTDYEKRIEQKTVTK; encoded by the coding sequence ATGAATAAAGTAGTTAAAAATGCGGAGGAGGCAATTCATGATATTCCCGATGGAGCAACAATTATGTTGGGAGGATTTGGATTATGTGGAATTCCGGAAAATTGTATCAATGCATTGGTGAAAAAAGGAACTAAAGATCTTACCTGTATTTCCAATAATGCAGGTGTGGATGATTTTGGAATTGGGTTGATGTTGCAACAACGTCAGGTTAAAAAAATGATCTCCAGTTATGTTGGGGAGAATGCAGAATTTGAAAGACAATTATTAAGCGGAGAATTGGAAGTGGAATTAATTCCGCAAGGAACACTTGCAACAAGATGTATGGCTGCCGGATACGGAATGCCTGCAATATTTACTCCAGCCGGTGTTGGAACCGAAGTTGCTGAAGGAAAAGAAACCCGCGAATTCAACGGCAAAACTTATTTATTGGAATATGCATTCGATGCGGATTACGCAATTGTAAAAGCCTGGAAAGGAGATACCCACGGCAATTTAATTTTTAATGCAACAGCTAGAAATTTTAATCCTTTAATGGCCATGGGAGGGAAGATAACAATTGCAGAAGTGGAGGAATTAGTTCCGGCTGGAGAATTGGATCCGAATCAGATACATACTCCGGGGATTTACGTTCATCGGATTTTTCAGGGGACGGATTATGAGAAGAGGATAGAGCAGAAAACGGTGACGAAATAG
- a CDS encoding DUF4296 domain-containing protein, translating into MKVILIFMFFAAGILYSCKPKSDLEIRDLMMQNVPDSVLPIENMIIVLTDIQLAESWVNINKTDTIPKDERLKIYYAQIFDIHETNVRKYQSSYNYYANEPVLMNYIYQKVTEKLNLLESENTNILKQNKK; encoded by the coding sequence ATGAAGGTGATCTTGATTTTTATGTTTTTTGCAGCAGGTATTTTGTATTCCTGCAAGCCTAAAAGCGATCTTGAAATTCGGGACCTGATGATGCAAAATGTGCCCGATTCTGTGTTGCCGATAGAAAATATGATCATTGTTTTAACTGATATTCAACTTGCAGAATCCTGGGTAAATATTAATAAAACAGATACCATCCCAAAAGACGAACGTTTGAAAATATATTATGCACAAATTTTTGATATTCACGAAACCAATGTCAGAAAATATCAGAGCAGTTATAATTATTATGCGAATGAACCTGTGCTCATGAATTATATTTATCAAAAAGTAACAGAGAAACTTAATCTTCTCGAAAGTGAAAATACGAACATTTTAAAACAAAATAAGAAATGA
- a CDS encoding YggS family pyridoxal phosphate-dependent enzyme, with protein MNANYHDIIRFLDQKKVLLVAVSKTQPVDAIMELYNAGQRDFGENRVQEFREKQDLLPKDIHWHIIGHLQTNKVKYIAPTVALIHSVDSWDLLVEIDKQAKKHKRIIPCLLQIYIASEETKFGLSDKELYEILDNPNFKDLKNIRIDGLMGMASNSKDLELVRKEFKHLKSLFVSTKDTYFKENENFKQLSMGMSSDYTIAIEEGATMVRIGSLLF; from the coding sequence ATGAACGCCAATTACCACGACATAATTCGTTTTTTAGATCAAAAAAAGGTATTACTCGTTGCAGTCTCTAAAACGCAGCCTGTTGATGCAATAATGGAACTCTACAATGCAGGTCAGCGCGATTTTGGCGAAAACAGGGTGCAGGAATTTCGCGAAAAACAGGATCTGCTTCCCAAAGACATTCATTGGCACATTATTGGGCATTTACAAACCAATAAGGTAAAATATATCGCGCCCACCGTTGCTCTCATACATTCTGTTGATAGTTGGGATCTGCTTGTGGAGATAGATAAACAGGCTAAAAAACACAAACGCATTATACCCTGTTTACTCCAGATCTATATTGCATCGGAGGAAACAAAATTTGGTTTGAGCGATAAGGAACTTTATGAAATCTTAGATAATCCGAATTTTAAAGACTTAAAAAACATTCGGATTGATGGTTTAATGGGTATGGCTTCCAATTCGAAGGACCTGGAACTTGTTCGAAAGGAATTTAAACATTTAAAGAGCCTTTTTGTTAGTACAAAAGATACCTATTTCAAAGAAAATGAAAATTTCAAACAACTTTCTATGGGTATGAGCAGTGATTATACCATTGCCATCGAAGAAGGTGCAACCATGGTGCGAATTGGCAGTTTACTTTTTTGA